A window of Deltaproteobacteria bacterium GWA2_45_12 contains these coding sequences:
- a CDS encoding cytochrome C oxidase subunit II yields MHSAIIAPKGVWWKKAGSQEKKWVTIAFIWCMILFAMMPLWHFKGGQNPSGIRGKVAPMDYVERVERFVNDYKIGEEKGFPVVAPPPGAEVYMLGRMWSWYPVLKLKKNTEYTLHLSSSDVNHGFSLYPVNINFQVIPGYDYGLKIVPKESGEFTVMCNEFCGIGHHLMVGKVIVTE; encoded by the coding sequence ATGCATTCAGCAATTATCGCCCCCAAGGGGGTGTGGTGGAAAAAAGCAGGATCTCAGGAGAAAAAATGGGTCACCATTGCCTTTATCTGGTGCATGATTCTGTTTGCCATGATGCCCCTGTGGCATTTCAAGGGAGGGCAAAATCCTTCCGGCATCCGTGGTAAGGTCGCCCCTATGGATTATGTCGAGCGTGTTGAACGGTTTGTCAACGATTACAAAATCGGCGAGGAAAAAGGCTTCCCCGTTGTGGCCCCACCCCCCGGCGCTGAAGTTTACATGTTGGGGAGAATGTGGAGTTGGTACCCCGTCCTTAAATTGAAAAAAAATACGGAGTACACGCTTCACCTTTCATCGAGTGATGTCAACCACGGCTTCAGCCTTTATCCGGTAAACATCAATTTTCAGGTCATTCCCGGATACGATTACGGTCTAAAAATTGTCCCCAAAGAATCAGGCGAATTCACCGTTATGTGTAATGAGTTCTGCGGCATTGGCCATCATCTGATGGTGGGGAAAGTCATTGTCACTGAGTAG